The following proteins come from a genomic window of Flavobacterium crocinum:
- a CDS encoding sensor histidine kinase, protein MKKDLEQKIIHCNFKEALDIINANGDMYQGSAKVELDIMKMKILTELGLYDESFKLSQNLVSNSQTTPEQQHKIHVERALVFEINDDYSSCIEELKKAEQLISKYPHLKSKNYTNFLIRKSSYYRVTGSSKIAYNLALQAEKYAKTVNDTINMPVVHLIIALGNRRMNSEKELQHYKRALCLYKRQHHYEAVISMYTNLSYYYFDKKEYQPATIYIDSALAIVSKSNVLSYTADVYKTKSMILEKVNKPDSALYYFKKASEYYKKFYSEQRDLKIKELETQYNFEKEKTEKQSLKKNIKNSRVFNATLIISILVLALFIRQLMKNKRKIEKQRKRIYENNLALKTSLEEKQFLVQELNHRVKNNLAVILSLIDFQKEQEKNENYKYRFDDLYQRIKTIMIAHELYTYSVNYNDNALVETQNYLEKIFETHQNSSLRTFTYINDAEKILFNVDKILSLGLLLNELVTNSIKHANPVGELILNLELKKTDENQIIVHYFDNGTVFNFDNNNDSLGLIIIEGMVKQLKGNYTRENAHYKIVFPND, encoded by the coding sequence TTGAAAAAAGATCTTGAGCAGAAAATAATACACTGTAATTTTAAGGAAGCTTTAGACATCATCAATGCAAATGGTGACATGTATCAAGGTTCAGCAAAAGTTGAACTGGATATTATGAAAATGAAAATCCTCACTGAGTTGGGGCTTTATGATGAATCTTTTAAACTTTCTCAAAATTTAGTCAGTAATTCTCAAACCACTCCGGAACAACAGCATAAAATTCATGTTGAAAGAGCATTGGTTTTTGAAATTAATGACGACTACTCTTCTTGTATTGAGGAATTAAAAAAAGCAGAACAACTGATTTCCAAATATCCTCATCTCAAATCTAAAAACTACACCAATTTTCTTATTCGCAAATCTTCGTATTATCGTGTTACTGGTTCTTCAAAAATTGCATATAATTTGGCACTGCAGGCAGAAAAATATGCAAAAACTGTAAATGACACTATAAATATGCCTGTTGTACATTTAATCATAGCACTTGGTAATCGAAGAATGAATTCAGAGAAAGAATTGCAGCATTATAAGAGGGCACTTTGTTTGTACAAAAGACAGCATCATTACGAAGCCGTTATTTCTATGTATACTAATTTGAGTTACTACTACTTTGATAAAAAAGAGTATCAGCCTGCCACAATTTATATCGATTCTGCACTTGCTATTGTATCAAAATCAAATGTTCTGAGTTATACCGCAGATGTCTACAAAACCAAAAGTATGATATTAGAAAAGGTTAATAAGCCAGATTCTGCCCTTTATTATTTTAAAAAAGCTTCAGAATACTATAAAAAATTTTACAGCGAACAGCGAGATCTTAAGATCAAAGAACTGGAAACACAATACAATTTTGAAAAAGAAAAAACGGAGAAACAGTCCCTTAAAAAAAATATCAAGAACTCCCGTGTCTTCAATGCAACATTAATTATTTCAATTCTTGTTCTGGCTTTGTTTATTCGACAGCTGATGAAGAACAAAAGAAAAATTGAAAAACAGAGAAAAAGAATTTACGAGAACAATCTGGCTCTCAAAACAAGTCTCGAAGAAAAACAATTTCTGGTACAGGAATTAAACCATCGTGTTAAAAATAATCTGGCAGTGATTTTAAGTCTTATCGATTTTCAAAAAGAACAGGAAAAGAATGAAAATTATAAATACAGATTTGATGACCTTTACCAGCGAATTAAAACCATCATGATTGCTCATGAACTTTATACCTATAGTGTAAATTATAATGATAATGCACTGGTAGAAACTCAAAATTATCTCGAAAAAATATTTGAAACCCATCAAAATAGTAGTCTAAGAACATTTACATACATAAATGACGCTGAAAAAATTCTTTTTAATGTTGATAAAATACTTTCTTTAGGATTGCTTTTAAATGAACTGGTAACCAATTCCATAAAACATGCAAATCCTGTCGGAGAACTAATTTTAAATTTGGAACTTAAAAAAACCGATGAAAATCAAATAATAGTTCATTATTTCGACAATGGAACAGTTTTCAATTTTGATAATAATAATGATTCTTTAGGACTTATTATTATTGAAGGAATGGTAAAACAATTAAAAGGAAATTATACCAGAGAAAACGCCCACTATAAAATCGTGTTTCCAAATGACTGA
- a CDS encoding mechanosensitive ion channel family protein: MIFQKRPLYFLSLFFFLLLSLQSNAQEQQPAKKQTPGRLFNDSTATDSDYLMSIEKAEEVLESAYNDIDFKGDTHHLFGDMKRTESKLNLILASLKGANPNVRNQQMYRIVLQEIQQELEDQNKAVNEHNLNLENIKKRVIELRKDKTLITLIRDTIRRKQFKKEFANLKKHYVGTDSLMTTNQTVLNTKKRLIVQRRIAVSNALVTVESKLEKSGINIFNKEYPSLWQINDSAANKKVTHNIKAKIIIEENVAAYYVGYKAGALITLCFFMGLLFWYISRNIKYLKTNGHFENLSQLNFKYLNRGTIVPVIVIALNIVVVTNLYAPALFLEFMQLILLGALTILFKNQWSGVSMRNWLMLLGLFFALCFLDLFITIGLLQRFAFVAINVLGIRYGLIQIKTLKEELYIKAFFKWASIIFIALNVLSILYNVFGRVSLSNMLSLTAFISLTQIVALSVLLKIILEIILLQIYTTRVKRGIVKMFDFENLSDTLKKPFIIVISYMWLIVIASNLNIWESLRSGFQKLLSHPNTIGSITFTLGNIVLFFIIIWAAHLLQNYVAYFFGEIDDENEENINKRQHSKLLITRLVVLISGYLLAVAASGMPLDKLSILLGALGVGVGLGLQNIVSNFVSGIILIFDKPIQIGDVVEISSESGRVKSMGLRTTKINAPNGAEIIIPNGNLLSQNITNWTYTDNYKLVEVTFEIAGETVPEEINSVVNETLANLPMVNNSKPSQIYYSAISDGKYKLLIKFWCSIYRTEETISLARQELYVSFKNKGLNFSS; encoded by the coding sequence ATGATTTTTCAAAAAAGACCCCTTTATTTTTTATCGCTGTTTTTCTTTCTTTTACTTTCCTTGCAAAGTAATGCTCAAGAACAGCAACCTGCTAAAAAACAAACGCCTGGAAGACTTTTCAATGACAGTACTGCCACCGACAGCGATTATTTAATGTCTATTGAAAAAGCAGAGGAAGTTCTGGAATCTGCTTATAACGATATTGATTTTAAAGGCGACACGCACCATCTTTTTGGCGACATGAAACGCACTGAAAGCAAACTAAACCTTATTCTGGCAAGTTTAAAAGGTGCTAATCCAAACGTCCGCAACCAGCAAATGTATCGTATAGTACTGCAGGAAATCCAGCAGGAATTAGAAGATCAGAATAAAGCCGTAAACGAACACAATCTGAATCTCGAAAACATAAAAAAACGTGTTATTGAACTTCGTAAAGACAAAACTTTAATTACCTTAATACGAGATACTATTCGTCGTAAGCAATTCAAAAAAGAATTTGCCAATTTAAAAAAACACTACGTCGGTACAGATAGTTTAATGACTACTAATCAGACTGTATTAAACACTAAAAAAAGACTGATTGTACAACGCCGAATAGCTGTTTCAAACGCTTTGGTGACTGTTGAAAGCAAACTTGAAAAGTCTGGAATAAATATTTTCAACAAAGAATATCCTTCTTTATGGCAGATTAACGATTCTGCTGCAAATAAAAAGGTAACGCATAATATTAAGGCAAAAATTATTATTGAAGAAAATGTTGCAGCCTATTATGTTGGTTATAAAGCCGGTGCTTTAATAACGCTTTGTTTTTTCATGGGATTATTATTTTGGTATATCTCCAGAAATATAAAATACCTTAAAACAAACGGGCACTTCGAAAATCTTTCGCAGCTAAACTTTAAATATTTAAATCGTGGTACTATAGTTCCCGTAATCGTGATTGCTTTAAATATTGTTGTGGTAACCAACTTATATGCTCCTGCCCTTTTTCTGGAATTTATGCAGCTTATTTTACTTGGAGCTTTAACCATACTTTTCAAAAATCAGTGGTCAGGAGTTTCAATGCGCAACTGGTTAATGCTTTTAGGATTATTCTTTGCGCTTTGCTTCCTTGATTTATTTATAACGATTGGTTTGTTGCAACGATTTGCTTTTGTTGCCATTAATGTTCTGGGTATTCGTTATGGATTGATACAAATCAAAACATTAAAGGAAGAGCTTTATATTAAAGCTTTCTTCAAATGGGCAAGCATTATTTTTATTGCTTTAAATGTTTTGTCTATTCTTTATAATGTATTCGGAAGAGTTTCGCTTTCTAATATGCTAAGTTTAACAGCATTTATTTCGCTTACGCAGATTGTTGCTCTAAGTGTTCTATTGAAGATTATTCTGGAAATTATCCTTTTACAGATTTACACCACAAGAGTAAAAAGAGGTATTGTGAAAATGTTCGATTTCGAAAATTTATCGGATACTTTAAAAAAACCGTTTATCATTGTAATTAGTTATATGTGGCTGATTGTCATTGCTTCCAACCTGAATATTTGGGAGTCACTTCGTTCCGGTTTTCAAAAGTTATTAAGTCATCCTAACACTATTGGAAGTATTACCTTTACTTTAGGCAATATCGTTTTATTCTTCATTATCATTTGGGCAGCGCACTTACTTCAAAACTATGTGGCGTATTTCTTTGGTGAAATTGACGACGAAAATGAAGAAAACATCAACAAAAGACAACATTCTAAATTGTTAATTACCCGTTTAGTTGTTTTAATAAGCGGTTATCTTCTGGCGGTTGCTGCATCCGGAATGCCATTAGACAAACTGAGTATTCTTTTAGGTGCTTTAGGTGTTGGTGTCGGACTTGGACTTCAGAATATTGTAAGCAACTTTGTATCGGGAATCATTTTGATTTTTGATAAACCAATTCAGATTGGTGATGTGGTGGAAATTAGTTCAGAATCCGGACGAGTGAAATCGATGGGACTTAGAACCACCAAAATCAACGCTCCAAACGGTGCCGAAATCATTATCCCAAACGGTAATTTATTATCTCAGAATATTACCAACTGGACGTATACCGATAATTATAAATTAGTTGAAGTTACTTTTGAAATCGCCGGCGAAACGGTTCCTGAAGAAATTAATTCAGTAGTAAATGAAACGTTGGCTAATCTCCCAATGGTAAACAATTCAAAACCATCACAAATTTATTACAGTGCTATTTCTGACGGAAAATATAAACTTTTAATCAAATTCTGGTGCAGTATTTACAGAACCGAAGAAACAATAAGTTTAGCCAGACAAGAACTTTACGTAAGTTTTAAAAATAAAGGACTGAATTTCTCTAGTTAA
- a CDS encoding response regulator transcription factor: MTEHKSRILIVEDEVLIALSLKKMLEPTFAAETAHGYEEAKMLLSHKLFDLVLIDISLSGDKTGLDLALLINTNISIPFIFTTALTDPGTLEKVTNLRPSAYLSKPVEKVNLITAIHLALANEDATFKIELGKQIYYFQSKDFLFAEADHVYIEIHLKSGKNQILRTTMAYLEEVFPPKYFKRINRSTAVNPYHVSKIINDKLHIEDQIFKISKNF, encoded by the coding sequence ATGACTGAACATAAAAGCAGAATATTAATCGTAGAAGATGAAGTATTAATTGCCTTATCTTTAAAAAAAATGCTGGAACCTACTTTTGCCGCTGAGACCGCTCATGGTTATGAAGAAGCAAAAATGCTCTTGTCACATAAACTTTTTGATCTTGTTTTAATTGATATTTCCCTTTCCGGAGATAAAACGGGACTAGACCTGGCATTATTAATAAATACTAATATTTCGATACCTTTTATATTTACAACAGCCCTAACTGATCCTGGTACTTTAGAAAAAGTAACCAATCTTAGGCCGTCTGCTTATCTTTCTAAACCGGTAGAAAAAGTAAATCTTATAACTGCTATTCATCTGGCTTTAGCCAATGAAGATGCAACTTTTAAAATTGAACTGGGAAAACAGATTTATTATTTTCAGTCCAAAGATTTCCTTTTTGCCGAAGCAGATCACGTATACATTGAAATACATCTTAAATCAGGTAAAAATCAGATTTTAAGAACCACAATGGCTTATCTCGAAGAAGTATTCCCTCCTAAATATTTCAAAAGAATCAACCGCAGCACCGCTGTAAACCCTTATCATGTATCAAAAATCATCAATGATAAACTGCATATCGAAGACCAGATTTTTAAAATATCAAAGAATTTCTGA